Genomic window (Oryza sativa Japonica Group chromosome 3, ASM3414082v1):
GATTTAGAAATGGGGCGAGATCCAAATACAGCCCTAGCTCATCTTCTGTCAAATGAATATCATCAATTGACTTTCCTTTACTCGATGCTGGTTTAACAAAGTCACTTGTATTGTGCCTTTGTagcaaaaaaaacattattaCCAGTGGAAACTACATTAGATAATCATATTTTCTACTTATGATAGAAAAGCACAAACCTGTTGAGTATACCAGGTCCACAAGGGAAAGGACTATTCTGGAAATCTACTTTAGATTGCAGAAGTACAAGTAAGTGACTGCAACAAGAGGATGATTTGGGTCACTGAACAAGGTAATACGAATCAACAATTTCAAGAGAGAACTTGGCATTGTATCTTACCTACGAAGTATCAGACCTATGACAAGTGACTCGCCATTCTGCCCACGATCAACAACCTGAAATCCTCATAAAAATTAATTATGGATTCAACAACTTAATCCCCTAAAAGAGTCAATTGCCGGAGACTCCACAGAAACATGTTTAATGAACTGTCTTTGTAACTTACAGGGAAGCCATTatgcttgttgcttcgcaaaaCAGAAATAATATCAACAATTCTTGAAACGCGAGGAAGGGACACAACCTAACATAAAAAACAGAAGATTGTAAGTGTTAGAAATTGGAACACTATTGATAAAGAATATATTTCTCAATCCCACTTAAATAGATATAACTACTCCAAACCTTTTGATTCTTGCAGGCATCCTTCGCACTCATATTTCTCATAACCTGTTTGGGTCTTGAGTCAAGTAAAGGGATGCCCCTTAATTGGGCTTGCACTTCATACAGCCCTTCATTAAAAAAGTCACCCACGGCCTACATAAAAGAAATCAGAAGATGCATTTTATTGAATTATGTTCATCAAAGGAGACAAGGGTTGCACATATATACCTTAGAAATCAGAAGCACAAGCATGATTAACGGCAGGAGTTTCAAGTTGTTAGTAATTTCAACCATTATAACACATAAAGATACAGTCATTCTCATTGAGCCACCAAGAAAGGAAGCAGCACCAAGTAGAGCATACCTATAACAAAATCACATCAAAATGTAACTTTGTAAGTAGGAAGTTACTCCTACATCATTCTctgccaaaataaatatatatctagaaaaaaaaggaaatcaagGGCTATTGGATGCAAAAATTAGAAGCCGTATTAACATATAAATTGAATAAGCTAGATGGTAAGAACTCACGTGCCCTCCTCAACATTTAGCTTCTTATAAAACTTAACAACAAACATTCCAACAAGCCGGCCATATGTTGATCCGATCATTATTCCTGGAACAAATTGACCAGCTGGAACAGCGGTTCCAAATGTCACGACAGCTAAGGAGTAAAACATGACCTGAGCACAGTAATAAAAGAAAGGTAAGAATATAGGGAGAGAGGATTCTAACACCTCAGAAGTCATCAAAATAATTTGAGTAAGATTTTGGAATAGCCAGCTTGGTGTTTTAAAAGAACAACTTAAAATGAGATCCAAGTTAACTTTCCTAATCATTAGTCAACTTTTTATGAGATCCAAGGTAACTTTCCTAATCATAGTATCATACAAAATGCACGAGTTTAACAACTTAAAATGAAATAAACATGAAATTAGAAGAATTTAGTGGAACACATAATCAAAAAAATCACAATCGATACAATcaacaaaataataaattaatcaaagTCTAGGGTTAACTGATGCAGCGCCTAAACCTTCAGCTGATCATTATTTGAGATAGTGGAGCCAGGCTACTACAAATCAGCCGAAGGAGGTGCAAAAAGGGATTAATTCTTTGGTTATCTTAGTGGCTTGGTAGATTTGGAAGCATCGAAATGACTGTGTTTTCAATGGTGCCAATCCTAGAGTTGCAACGGTCTTGCAGGAGGTAGAGAACAAGGGTAGCCTATGGTGTCTTGCAGGGGCTTCTGCACTCCAAAATCTTCTTAGTGGGTCGGCAAACTCGGGCAGCTAGCGCTCCCCAGTATGGGCTGGGTTGTGTGTGCgtgcatatgtgtgtgtgtgtgtctcggTGGGAGGGCCTTGGTCTCTCCTACTTTGTAATTTTCTTCCCTTTGTTTTCTTccccttaatgaaatgaaacgcagttctcttgtgttttctagaaaaagaaaataaaagataaattaatGGTAGTGCAGCACAATCTGTTCCAGCCTTGTACTGTGCACGTGGAATTTTTTAAGTAAAGACCAAAAAGGAGATGTCCAATATTACATATGCTAATATGTAAATAGAGAGAGAAGGTTACCAGGAAGGTGATAAGGCTTTGTGCACTGTATTCATGGAATGTTTTTGCACTGAATAGATTACGTATTGCATCATCCTGCAAGAAAATGATGTTGAATAGTCACAaggaaaaatacaaaaaaaatctaaccaaaGAAATTGATCTCCATTATATTTTAACCTGAGTATTGAAGAAAATGGTTGCTAGGTCGTTGTATTCGTTATCTTTAGAACAATAAAACTGCACGATGAAAACAACAGATAAATAACAGAAGACAACTGAATTAATGTGGCTTAGATGAATATATAGATTGAATAGAAATTTACAAAGTAAACCTCACATTGACAAAATTCCCATCTGTTCCAGGTGGCCGAGGGCATTCGATGCCAGAATTAGTTTCTAACTGAGGACATGAACTGCATTTCCTCATCAATGGCAACACAAAGGAAATTGTGGATGTAACCAAAGATATAAGGCATGCTTCAAAGATCTGGAAAATGGATGGATGTTAGTTCTCGAACTAAAAGAGCATCTTTTTCTACCATTAATACATTGTTTCTTCTTTATACCTTCACTCGTTTCCCCTTTTTGTGAAGATATGTTCGACGCCATTTAGTTATATACAGGGTAAGTTGATTGAATAATGCccctgaaaagaaaaaacaaggcATTAGATTAGATTGAGGAAAGGCTAAGTATAGTAGGATTTCCTATGTCTTGAATATACAGTCTGCTAACTTTTTCAGCATTTGGTTGTGCTTTGCTCAATTAGCAGTTTGATTTTCAGAGAGGCTGATACCACTGAGAATAAAGAGGTGTCTACCAGATGTCGGGAGCAATTTAACTAGCTATCACAAAAAATGGTTTACAGCAACTTAGAGGTGAACATATGATTCATTTCTACAGTGTATCTGCATTATTTTCTCACTGTTAATTGGTAAGCGGCATAATGAGAACACACCTaccaagaaagaagaaaaaaatatatataaataattagaATGTCCTAAGCAACACAGAAAAAACTGTTATGTACAAAATTTTCACTTAGATTTTTCTAGATATACGAGATCAACTTAACATACCATTTACTTACCTAGAAGTCCACCAATAACACCAATAATTGCCATAGGCAATAGTTCTTGGTAGGAGTAATCTTCTTGGCCTCTGaagaaaagtgaaaaaaaaaacaagattacAAAACATAATTTGCAGATTCAAGCAAATCCCAAATACGATATAAAACTTCTTACCCAGATATGTCCCAGATTATGAAACCCCCAGATCCAAAATGACCACACTTTCCACTCTTGCACCAGTTCATTGCTGATCGCACCACAACAGCCACAACAGCAGATGTAAAGAATACTCTCCACATAAGATGACTTCGCCACCTACAGTAACATAATGGCaaaataattaatcatatggCATTGCATTTTAGAGAAAGGTGCACAGCTGAACAAAATAGTTCATGTCAGTCAACTACGCCGCTTGAGTTGAAATGCATAGAAAGACGAAAAGTATCATATAAGCTTTCTGATCCAGTCACCAAATAAGCTGCCACATAAGTGGCAGCATCCATCAGGTACTCAACCCTGACAAACGTATCGTGTCATGCAATAGAAGTCAGAATCAACAAATTATCCCTATGgacacagtttttttttctggggaCATTTGATTATCCTTAACATATGAGTGGCATATAATTTGCCATCCTGGCCCACATTCAGTGACCACAGGCACCATGAAGTCAACAACTTCACCtttattagcatataattacTTAGAAACTGCTGCCAAACCATTTCTAGTCATTTGGCTATTCAAACAGTCAGCCACATAAGTACCATAGGCTGTTGCTGGCAACTAAAGAGAGGAATAACCATTCTCGCAAGAAAATATATCAGTTGGCAAATAAAACTAAATACAGAAGTTTTAATCAAACAACCTGAgcatttaggtggtgtttactCTCAAGCATATGGAACACGATATCATTACCAGTAGTGTTGTTTAGTGAATTAAAAGAAAGCAACAGTCAAAAGTATAGCATCTTGAAAACTAGAATATGTTACCACTTGCCATTGGTCCAAAAATCCAAATTACTAGcttactaattaatttatctcCACTCTTAATAAAGTAAGACAAAAGGCTATTCTTACCAGGATGTAACTTCCTCCAGGGCAAATAGTACCCCACCAACCGGAGCTCTGAATGCTGCAGCAACCCCAGCTGCACATCCACATGTCACCTTTTGAAATATTAATAGGTTTAAGATCTTTGATATGGTAATACATCCATTCCAACAAATATGGCTAAGATGCACATGACGATAAATCTATTCCATCTTAGATACAGGACCAACAATGTGCCCAACAGTATACACCACAAGTCCACAACATACAAAATGAAATAAACAAGGAAAGTCTCACcctggtgtttttttttatcctgTTGACCTTTTCTCATATAAATTGTAGTACCAGAGCATGCATACAAAACATTGTGAAAAACAAGTTGAATAATAGACTTAATTTGGCAATTATTACTCTTAAGTAGAATCTCCACAAACAATCTGCTTTATTTCAAAAAAACTCTAAACATGAGCTCTCAATTGAAATTGAAGTGTCAGATAAAATAGATTGCTaagaccaaaaaaaataatttcctaAAGAAGTTTTAAATATCATTTTCATCTATTTAGAGAttaattttgaaaaagaaactTCGTCTATTCGGATATCTTATGAAACGTAGCAAAGTTTTTAAGGTTCGAGAAGATAAGCACCACATGCTCATACTCATCCACTGGTCACAGCAGCTGATAGAGAAAATACTGGTCAATATGAGAACAATAGGAGGTGATGAATAAGGAGCGCTGTGTGACTTGTGTCCCAAAATGACCCCGTATTTTAACAGAGAAGGCACACATTAGTGTCAATGAGGTTTACTTTTTGACAATACTAGGGCCATGTAGCCTACTATTACGAGTGTCTAAGCAACAAGGACGTCTCTTGGATCGAAATAGGGTGGATAGTAAGTAACATTAGTCAATATTGCGTAGTAATCAAAAATAGCATGTCATAGCATACACCCGTCAGGTTTTCtccaaaatatgtttttcaacCAGGCTACACATTGTGTACCTGACTggatgccaaaaaaaactatGATTAACTTGCATTTGTTTACAGACTCAAGATTGTTCAGTTCTATAAATGGCCTAGTTGAGAAACAGAGATCAGAAGAATCAAGCTAATTCAAAGGTTTAAACTTAAAAAGTATAAAAAGCAGTAGAGTCATGAATCTATTTAACAGCTATCAATACATTAGTAGTTCACATTTAGCTTACAAGGTCTCGCCGATCTCGGTCGCTTTCAAAAATCCGTACCCACCTAGAACTCAAATGGTATTTTGCTGATCCACCCTATGCACATGCACACAAGAATTAGTTGACAGCATAAACTCACTTACCCAAGATAACCATGAAGTACTTACTGAGTTAACatggaataaaataaaaaagttgaaatcttACAAGTTTAGATAATAATGGATGATGTAATAAGCTTTGGTGGACTAAACAACAGTGATTAGAAGTACAGATTGCTTCATGTACAGTAAGTAACCAGTCAGTCGAGTTGTGAACATAAACAGTGAACTACAGCTCTACTTCTTCCCCCAAGCACAGCATTTAGTCAAGTACTGATTTGCACTGTGAATTATTTGCGTAATAAATCAGGATACTAGTTTAGAAAACCATACTAAAATGATCATTTTTATCATATACTATGAATATGGATACAGTGGCTTTTTCAAGGttttttttg
Coding sequences:
- the LOC4333804 gene encoding chloride channel protein CLC-d isoform X1, with amino-acid sequence MLSGDQDLPDGIGMARLAWTRLPTADGAGAGAEGPGPVPASPSSAGYELFAGGVESLDYEVIENYAYREEQAQRSKFWVPYYVMLKWLFSLLIGVGTGLAAIFINLAVENFSGWKYAATFAIIQHSYFVGFFVYIVFNLALVFSSVYIVTNFAPAAAGSGIPEIKGYLNGVDTHGILLFRTLVGKIFGSIGSVGGGLALGKEGPLVHTGACIASLLGQGGSAKYHLSSRWVRIFESDRDRRDLVTCGCAAGVAAAFRAPVGGVLFALEEVTSWWRSHLMWRVFFTSAVVAVVVRSAMNWCKSGKCGHFGSGGFIIWDISGGQEDYSYQELLPMAIIGVIGGLLGALFNQLTLYITKWRRTYLHKKGKRVKIFEACLISLVTSTISFVLPLMRKCSSCPQLETNSGIECPRPPGTDGNFVNFYCSKDNEYNDLATIFFNTQDDAIRNLFSAKTFHEYSAQSLITFLVMFYSLAVVTFGTAVPAGQFVPGIMIGSTYGRLVGMFVVKFYKKLNVEEGTYALLGAASFLGGSMRMTVSLCVIMVEITNNLKLLPLIMLVLLISKAVGDFFNEGLYEVQAQLRGIPLLDSRPKQVMRNMSAKDACKNQKVVSLPRVSRIVDIISVLRSNKHNGFPVVDRGQNGESLVIGLILRSHLLVLLQSKVDFQNSPFPCGPGILNRHNTSDFVKPASSKGKSIDDIHLTEDELGLYLDLAPFLNPSPYIVPEDMSLAKVYNLFRQLGLRHIFVVPRPSRVVGLITRQDLLLEENGNNVTTELQSTSVRGQLNGKMLSGSTHLGHPLLDSIVVEE
- the LOC4333804 gene encoding chloride channel protein CLC-d isoform X2 — its product is MLSGDQDLPDGIGMARLAWTRLPTADGAGAGAEGPGPVPASPSSAGYELFAGGVESLDYEVIENYAYREEQAQRSKFWVPYYVMLKWLFSLLIGVGTGLAAIFINLAVENFSGWKYAATFAIIQHSYFVGFFVYIVFNLALVFSSVYIVTNFAPAAAGSGIPEIKGYLNGVDTHGILLFRTLVGKIFGSIGSVGGGLALGKEGPLVHTGACIASLLGQGGSAKYHLSSRWVRIFESDRDRRDLVTCGCAAGVAAAFRAPVGGVLFALEEVTSWWRSHLMWRVFFTSAVVAVVVRSAMNWCKSGKCGHFGSGGFIIWDISGGQEDYSYQELLPMAIIGVIGGLLGALFNQLTLYITKWRRTYLHKKGKRVKIFEACLISLVTSTISFVLPLMRKCSSCPQLETNSGIECPRPPGTDGNFVNFYCSKDNEYNDLATIFFNTQDDAIRNLFSAKTFHEYSAQSLITFLVMFYSLAVVTFGTAVPAGQFVPGIMIGSTYGRLVGMFVVKFYKKLNVEEGTYALLGAASFLGGSMRMTVSLCVIMVEITNNLKLLPLIMLVLLISKAVGDFFNEGLYEVQAQLRGIPLLDSRPKQVMRNMSAKDACKNQKVVSLPRVSRIVDIISVLRSNKHNGFPVVDRGQNGESLVIGLILRSHLLVLLQSKVDFQNSPFPCGPGILNRHNTSDFVKPASSKGKSIDDIHLTEDELGLYLDLAPFLNPSPYIVPEDMSLAKVYNLFRQLGLRHIFVVPRPSRVVGLITRQDLLLEENGNNVTTELQSTSGSAEWQNAQWQHTSGASSS